The proteins below are encoded in one region of Oryzias melastigma strain HK-1 linkage group LG9, ASM292280v2, whole genome shotgun sequence:
- the LOC112148364 gene encoding arrestin domain-containing protein 3 isoform X2 — protein MNSTVKKLDVTYNPINERNTFTNGDFIIGQVTLEMETHGETTVVYHSKEKYFTLKQYFIRNQNVKEPKHVQLINHTSESYPRVVAPGIHVYPFCFQIPLQGIPSAFKGDDGKIVFSLEAELSRSMRIDKNSTVTINFEAKPDPNILSRIMTPLRDSKDKKMNVFTSGSVAMDVRLEKSGFYQGEGIKVVSFIQNNSSREIKPKYCIYRKHSFFANGERRVHTKDLIKEVGAPIPKKTSETVKQVITVPHDALPSILNCNIIKAEYRLRVYLDVKFASNPTIKFDIIVLPVSLGSAHAPPPYSAAGFEPEAFGKSAPTPWNSAPAPWDPAAPKGKPAPPACNPVPPQPSSESPPFGAPPPPYETHQLYPSPNDFSQTKL, from the exons ATGAACTCCACAGTGAAGAAGTTAGATGTTACCTACAACCCCATCAATGAGAGGAACACCTTCACCAATGGAGACTTTATTATAGGACAAGTCACCCTGGAAATGG AAACACATGGAGAGACTACTGTGGTGTACCACTCTAAAGAGAAATACTTCACTCTGAAGCAGTACTTCATACGAAACCAGAATGTCAAAG AGCCCAAGCATGTCCAGCTGATAAACCACACGTCTGAATCAT accCCAGAGTTGTGGCCCCTGGAATTCATGTCTACCCATTCTGCTTTCAGATCCCTTTACA GGGTATCCCCTCCGCCTTCAAAGGTGACGATGGTAAGATTGTGTTCTCATTGGAAGCTGAGTTGAGCAGGTCAATGAGGATTGACAAGAACTCCACCGTAACAATCAACTTTGAGGCAAAACCCGACCCAAACATCCTCTCTAGGATAATG acccCGCTGCGTGATTCCAAGGataagaaaatgaatgtcttCACTTCGGGGTCTGTAGCTATGGATGTGAGACTTGAAAAATCTGGTTTCTACCAAG GGGAAGGAATAAAGGTGGTTTCATTCATCCAGAACAATTCCTCTCGTGAGATCAAGCCCAAGTACTGCATTTATAGAAAGCACAGTTTCTTTGCAAATGGGGAGAGAAGAGTCCATACGAAAGATCTCATCAAAGAGGTTGGAGCACCCATCCCTAAGAAGACATCAGAAACGGTCAAACAGGTTATCACCGTCCCCCACGATGctcttccatccatcctcaaCTGCAACATCATCAAGGCAGAGTACAGACTGAGG gtCTACCTTGATGTCAAGTTTGCTTCAAATCCAACAATCAAATTTGACATCATCGTCCTTCCAGTCTCCCTCGGGTCTGCTCATGCACCACCACCATATTCTGCTGCTGGCTTTGAACCAGAAGCCTTTGGGAAATCTGCTCCTACTCCATGGAATTCAGCACCTGCACCATGGGACCCAGCCGCTCCGAAAGGGAAACCTGCCCCCCCAGCATGTAACCCTGTCCCTCCACAACCATCATCAGAATCTCCACCTTTTGGTGCTCCACCTCCCCCTTATGAGACACATCAACTGTACCCTTCTCCAAATGATTTTTCTCAGACAAAACTTTAA
- the LOC112148364 gene encoding arrestin domain-containing protein 3 isoform X1 has product MNSTVKKLDVTYNPINERNTFTNGDFIIGQVTLEMGKDCQINSLFVKFKAKAEVLWTETHGETTVVYHSKEKYFTLKQYFIRNQNVKEPKHVQLINHTSESYPRVVAPGIHVYPFCFQIPLQGIPSAFKGDDGKIVFSLEAELSRSMRIDKNSTVTINFEAKPDPNILSRIMTPLRDSKDKKMNVFTSGSVAMDVRLEKSGFYQGEGIKVVSFIQNNSSREIKPKYCIYRKHSFFANGERRVHTKDLIKEVGAPIPKKTSETVKQVITVPHDALPSILNCNIIKAEYRLRVYLDVKFASNPTIKFDIIVLPVSLGSAHAPPPYSAAGFEPEAFGKSAPTPWNSAPAPWDPAAPKGKPAPPACNPVPPQPSSESPPFGAPPPPYETHQLYPSPNDFSQTKL; this is encoded by the exons ATGAACTCCACAGTGAAGAAGTTAGATGTTACCTACAACCCCATCAATGAGAGGAACACCTTCACCAATGGAGACTTTATTATAGGACAAGTCACCCTGGAAATGGGTAAAGACTGTCAGATCAACTCCCTGTTTGTTAAGTTCAAGGCGAAGGCGGAAGTTTTGTGGACAGAAACACATGGAGAGACTACTGTGGTGTACCACTCTAAAGAGAAATACTTCACTCTGAAGCAGTACTTCATACGAAACCAGAATGTCAAAG AGCCCAAGCATGTCCAGCTGATAAACCACACGTCTGAATCAT accCCAGAGTTGTGGCCCCTGGAATTCATGTCTACCCATTCTGCTTTCAGATCCCTTTACA GGGTATCCCCTCCGCCTTCAAAGGTGACGATGGTAAGATTGTGTTCTCATTGGAAGCTGAGTTGAGCAGGTCAATGAGGATTGACAAGAACTCCACCGTAACAATCAACTTTGAGGCAAAACCCGACCCAAACATCCTCTCTAGGATAATG acccCGCTGCGTGATTCCAAGGataagaaaatgaatgtcttCACTTCGGGGTCTGTAGCTATGGATGTGAGACTTGAAAAATCTGGTTTCTACCAAG GGGAAGGAATAAAGGTGGTTTCATTCATCCAGAACAATTCCTCTCGTGAGATCAAGCCCAAGTACTGCATTTATAGAAAGCACAGTTTCTTTGCAAATGGGGAGAGAAGAGTCCATACGAAAGATCTCATCAAAGAGGTTGGAGCACCCATCCCTAAGAAGACATCAGAAACGGTCAAACAGGTTATCACCGTCCCCCACGATGctcttccatccatcctcaaCTGCAACATCATCAAGGCAGAGTACAGACTGAGG gtCTACCTTGATGTCAAGTTTGCTTCAAATCCAACAATCAAATTTGACATCATCGTCCTTCCAGTCTCCCTCGGGTCTGCTCATGCACCACCACCATATTCTGCTGCTGGCTTTGAACCAGAAGCCTTTGGGAAATCTGCTCCTACTCCATGGAATTCAGCACCTGCACCATGGGACCCAGCCGCTCCGAAAGGGAAACCTGCCCCCCCAGCATGTAACCCTGTCCCTCCACAACCATCATCAGAATCTCCACCTTTTGGTGCTCCACCTCCCCCTTATGAGACACATCAACTGTACCCTTCTCCAAATGATTTTTCTCAGACAAAACTTTAA
- the LOC112148364 gene encoding arrestin domain-containing protein 3 isoform X3, which produces MGKDCQINSLFVKFKAKAEVLWTETHGETTVVYHSKEKYFTLKQYFIRNQNVKEPKHVQLINHTSESYPRVVAPGIHVYPFCFQIPLQGIPSAFKGDDGKIVFSLEAELSRSMRIDKNSTVTINFEAKPDPNILSRIMTPLRDSKDKKMNVFTSGSVAMDVRLEKSGFYQGEGIKVVSFIQNNSSREIKPKYCIYRKHSFFANGERRVHTKDLIKEVGAPIPKKTSETVKQVITVPHDALPSILNCNIIKAEYRLRVYLDVKFASNPTIKFDIIVLPVSLGSAHAPPPYSAAGFEPEAFGKSAPTPWNSAPAPWDPAAPKGKPAPPACNPVPPQPSSESPPFGAPPPPYETHQLYPSPNDFSQTKL; this is translated from the exons ATGGGTAAAGACTGTCAGATCAACTCCCTGTTTGTTAAGTTCAAGGCGAAGGCGGAAGTTTTGTGGACAGAAACACATGGAGAGACTACTGTGGTGTACCACTCTAAAGAGAAATACTTCACTCTGAAGCAGTACTTCATACGAAACCAGAATGTCAAAG AGCCCAAGCATGTCCAGCTGATAAACCACACGTCTGAATCAT accCCAGAGTTGTGGCCCCTGGAATTCATGTCTACCCATTCTGCTTTCAGATCCCTTTACA GGGTATCCCCTCCGCCTTCAAAGGTGACGATGGTAAGATTGTGTTCTCATTGGAAGCTGAGTTGAGCAGGTCAATGAGGATTGACAAGAACTCCACCGTAACAATCAACTTTGAGGCAAAACCCGACCCAAACATCCTCTCTAGGATAATG acccCGCTGCGTGATTCCAAGGataagaaaatgaatgtcttCACTTCGGGGTCTGTAGCTATGGATGTGAGACTTGAAAAATCTGGTTTCTACCAAG GGGAAGGAATAAAGGTGGTTTCATTCATCCAGAACAATTCCTCTCGTGAGATCAAGCCCAAGTACTGCATTTATAGAAAGCACAGTTTCTTTGCAAATGGGGAGAGAAGAGTCCATACGAAAGATCTCATCAAAGAGGTTGGAGCACCCATCCCTAAGAAGACATCAGAAACGGTCAAACAGGTTATCACCGTCCCCCACGATGctcttccatccatcctcaaCTGCAACATCATCAAGGCAGAGTACAGACTGAGG gtCTACCTTGATGTCAAGTTTGCTTCAAATCCAACAATCAAATTTGACATCATCGTCCTTCCAGTCTCCCTCGGGTCTGCTCATGCACCACCACCATATTCTGCTGCTGGCTTTGAACCAGAAGCCTTTGGGAAATCTGCTCCTACTCCATGGAATTCAGCACCTGCACCATGGGACCCAGCCGCTCCGAAAGGGAAACCTGCCCCCCCAGCATGTAACCCTGTCCCTCCACAACCATCATCAGAATCTCCACCTTTTGGTGCTCCACCTCCCCCTTATGAGACACATCAACTGTACCCTTCTCCAAATGATTTTTCTCAGACAAAACTTTAA
- the LOC112148069 gene encoding piggyBac transposable element-derived protein 4 → MATARTERELFTILETSAEPESSTECDSQESPLNLSADVKWLEIPNRKQDSDEEDEVREEEEEEEEVEEDGEGENGAAAAAAATEEAADAASFIAGGGCNIILVTGSNGIKHDEEEYAEDCYYSTSTNCSDATSNDSDIDFSDLEEEEERRGAFRLDDDLDEDSPDFWGEPDQVISIEPFSAVSGPQHSLGDDADTRDYFRLLFPDSLFEHMVEQTNNYALYRQRRSGKADPHWHPTDVREMKAYVGLNILMGINQLPDTGMYWASDIFIGNAGFKKTMTARRFEKLTQYLQLCDREAEPVRGERCYDGLYKIRPLLDVVENTMWDTYTPNRCLTIDKCSIAPKGRFSPTQYMSSKPVKKGLTVWMLCDSRSGYCHRTKIHVGRPGDDEGATSLGYRVVTFLVRGLERQYHHLFMDSFFTSVPLLQRLLRDGLYACGPTHPGRRGYPEVLRPRNVGKLCQGEFYQCQHGNLVATVTRDVKMVNCLSTNSAPGIVGISPDRQQHDKEEEGESDSMDGCLGVPRPLPLLLYQENMRGVDLCDQLRECYQVGRPCKKWWRYFLWFYVNLCIVNAYIVMRESRGGTPPAGFNGKQFTQRHYRVRLAQQLIGDYQGARGMERAARKRHADSPIEYGHRLERMSERSRRCRNCTNKGLRHESVFGCKICNVHLCRGGCFSEFHK, encoded by the coding sequence ATGGCGACGGCAAGAACAGAGAGGGagctttttactattttggaaACTAGCGCGGAGCCAGAAAGTAGCACGGAGTGCGACAGTCAAGAGTCTCCCCTTAATCTTTCAGCCGATGTGAAGTGGTTGGAAATTCCCAACAGAAAGCAGGACTCGGACGAGGAAGACGAAGTacgggaggaagaggaggaggaggaggaggtggaggaggacggCGAGGGGGAGAATGGAGCCGCTGCCGCCGCGGCGGCGACGGAGGAGGCTGCAGACGCGGCCAGCTTCATCGCCGGAGGAGGCTGCAACATTATACTGGTGACCGGCAGTAACGGGATCAAGCACGACGAGGAGGAGTACGCCGAGGACTGCTATTATTCCACCTCCACTAACTGCTCCGACGCCACCTCCAACGATTCCGATATTGATTTCTCGGatttggaggaggaggaggagcgcaggGGCGCTTTCCGCCTTGACGATGACCTGGACGAGGACTCTCCGGACTTCTGGGGCGAGCCCGACCAGGTGATCTCTATCGAACCTTTCTCCGCTGTCAGTGGCCCTCAGCACTCGCTGGGGGACGATGCTGACACCCGTGACTATTTCCGGCTGCTCTTCCCAGATTCTCTTTTTGAACACATGgtagaacaaacaaacaattacgCCCTCTATCGGCAAAGGAGGAGCGGGAAAGCAGACCCCCACTGGCATCCCACTGATGTCAGAGAGATGAAGGCTTATGTGGGTCTGAATATTCTGATGGGCATCAACCAGCTTCCTGACACGGGCATGTACTGGGCCAGTGACATTTTCATCGGGAATGCTGGCTTTAAGAAAACCATGACGGCCAGACGCTTTGAGAAGCTCACACAGTATCTGCAGCTGTGTGACCGGGAGGCCGAGCCGGTGCGTGGGGAGCGCTGCTACGATGGCCTCTACAAGATCCGGCCTCTGCTGGACGTGGTGGAGAACACCATGTGGGACACATACACGCCCAACCGCTGCTTGACCATAGACAAGTGTTCCATCGCCCCCAAAGGGCGCTTCTCCCCCACACAGTACATGTCCTCCAAGCCTGTGAAGAAAGGGCTGACCGTGTGGATGCTGTGCGACTCCCGCTCAGGCTACTGCCACCGTACCAAAATCCACGTGGGCAGGCCCGGCGACGACGAAGGGGCGACCTCCTTGGGCTACAGGGTGGTGACCTTTTTGGTGCGTGGCTTGGAGAGGCAGTACCACCATCTCTTCATGGATAGCTTCTTCACGTCCGTGCCTCTCCTCCAGAGGCTGCTGAGGGACGGGCTGTACGCCTGTGGGCCCACTCATCCCGGGCGTAGGGGCTACCCCGAAGTCCTGCGCCCACGTAACGTCGGAAAACTGTGCCAGGGGGAGTTCTACCAGTGCCAGCATGGTAACTTGGTTGCCACAGTGACACGGGACGTCAAGATGGTGAACTGCCTCTCAACTAACTCCGCTCCAGGAATAGTGGGAATCAGCCCTGACCGACAGCAGCACGAtaaagaggaggagggggagagcGACAGCATGGACGGCTGTCTTGGCGTTCCCAGACCTTTGCCCTTGCTGCTGTACCAGGAAAACATGAGAGGCGTTGACCTCTGTGACCAGCTGAGGGAGTGCTATCAGGTCGGCAGGCCGTGTAAGAAGTGGTGGCGCTACTTTTTGTGGTTCTATGTCAACCTGTGCATCGTCAACGCATACATAGTGATGAGGGAGAGCCGAGGGGGCACGCCACCTGCAGGCTTCAACGGCAAGCAGTTCACTCAGCGCCACTACCGCGTGCGCCTGGCACAGCAACTGATCGGGGACTATCAAGGGGCCAGGGGCATGGAGCGGGCTGCACGCAAGAGACACGCAGATTCACCCATAGAGTATGGACATCGCCTGGAGCGCATGTCCGAGCGCTCCAGGCGATGCAGGAACTGCACTAACAAGGGACTGCGACACGAAAGCGTGTTCGGCTGCAAGATATGCAATGTCCACTTATGCAGGGGCGGCTGCTTCTCTGAGTTTcataaatga
- the tmem167a gene encoding protein kish-A isoform X2 — MSAIFNFQSLLTVILLLICTCAYLRALAPSLLDRNKTGLLGIFWKCARIGERKSPWVACCCIIMAFSILFLQ, encoded by the exons TCTGCCATTTTCAACTTCCAGTCACTGCTCACTGTGATTCTCCTCCTGATCTGCACATGTGCCTACCTCAGAGCGCTGGCTCCCAGCCTGCTCGACAGAAACAAGACCGG ACTTCTTGGAATTTTCTGGAAATGTGCCAGAATAG GGGAGCGGAAGAGTCCCTGGGTGGCTTGCTGCTGCATCATCATGGCTTTCAGTATACTGTTTCTTCAGTAG